The sequence AGAAAGAGACACAGCCAACACCGAGAAAAAGCCCCCACGTCCAGCGCACCGGAGTCGGAAGCGCGGTGCGATAGCTTCCGGGATTTGTGAGTTGCCGCCCAAAAATCCTGAGCGTCCACAGCAGTAAGGCAAATTCCGTGATATAAACGGGGACTGTCCCGATCGAAATGTGGAGGTAAGCGAACTCCCGGTTGGCGAGCAGATACCCGATCAACAGGAAGAGAATCCCGTAAGCCTCCTCCCAGAGAAAGGCCGCTAGACAAACAGCAAACGCCGTTGCAGTGACATATACCGGCATCAGGCTATAACCGCTGGCAGGTTACGATTCCGCGTGGAATCAATGACGGCGTCCTCCATAAGTGGCCAACAGCTTCAGATAGCAAAAGATCGTGCGGGTAACCCGGATTTTACTGTCTGCACCCCGGTTCTCGTAATGCAGAGTAAACGGGACCTCCGCCGTGCGCGCGCCTTCCCGCGACACCTTCAGCAAGAGTTCCGTTCCCCCCGGGAATCCCGTCTCATTAATCAGGGGATCGTGATAGCGGCTGTAGGTCCGCTGAAGAATACCCACCCGGTAGACACGGAAACCGTTTGTATACGAAAGGGTGCCCGGCACATGAAAACCCAATCGGAAAATGAGATTGGCGACTTTGCTGAAGAGACGCCGCTTGGGCGGAATGCCCGAAGCCTTGCCGCCCGGCATCGAATAGGAGCACGTGACCACATCATACCCTTCCATCAGTTTCTGAACCATGGACGGGAAATAAGCCGGCGAATGCGTGTTGTCCGCGTCAAGAGAAATGACCAGGTCCTGGGGTTGCGCATGGAGGACAATCCACGTGTAGCCGGTATTGAGAGCGGCGCCGTAGCCTTGGTTGGTCGCGTGGCGCAAATGGCGCAGCGGGACGCGCGGAGACAGTTCCTGGACCACGGCGGGTGTTCCATCCCTGGACCCGTCATCCACGAGCACCACTTCGTACGGCATGCCCATCGACCGCGCGACCTCATCAATATCAGGGATGAGTCGCCGCAGGGCGGTCTCTTCATTGTAGGCGGGTAGTAAGATATAAAGCTTTGAATTCGGACTATCGGGCGTTGTCATTTTTCCTCGCTTCGTAAATCTTCCAGTGCGGTAGCTCAAAGACGATCTGGGTGAACTGGGCGGCGTGGGCGGTGTCGATCGGACATTCGTCGCGGGTAATGAGCCAGCGTTTGGCGTGCGTAGAGGAAACGGGTTCCCCCTTGTTCAGGACCGTCACTTGTTGCGTGTTGCCCGTAAAAATCTCCAGGGCGGTCGCCGCTTCGGTACACGGTGACATGATATACGCGTCAATATCCTTGTCAGGCCATTGAGAAGAAAGCCAGCGGACGGTTGTCCCGATCTCGGCCTGTCGGGACAGGCGCGGGATAGCCACATGAAAGACAACGCCGGCGGCCATGAGGATCGACATCGGCAAAACGA comes from Elusimicrobiota bacterium and encodes:
- a CDS encoding glycosyltransferase family 2 protein, whose protein sequence is MTTPDSPNSKLYILLPAYNEETALRRLIPDIDEVARSMGMPYEVVLVDDGSRDGTPAVVQELSPRVPLRHLRHATNQGYGAALNTGYTWIVLHAQPQDLVISLDADNTHSPAYFPSMVQKLMEGYDVVTCSYSMPGGKASGIPPKRRLFSKVANLIFRLGFHVPGTLSYTNGFRVYRVGILQRTYSRYHDPLINETGFPGGTELLLKVSREGARTAEVPFTLHYENRGADSKIRVTRTIFCYLKLLATYGGRRH